Proteins from one Corynebacterium epidermidicanis genomic window:
- a CDS encoding MarR family winged helix-turn-helix transcriptional regulator yields MSLPVNSAITQWHDALDGIDPTPMQTTMRLSRLFHEVDGKITGNIKRFDLQPWQFDVLATLRRSGPLCASDLAESALISASALTNRIDRLIAQGLVTRDTDPHSRRRTLINLTPAGRELIDATLPSHLETCASAFPRLSAAEKAQLDALLAKALGEN; encoded by the coding sequence ATGTCACTACCCGTCAACAGCGCGATCACACAATGGCACGATGCCTTAGATGGAATCGACCCGACGCCGATGCAAACGACCATGCGACTGAGCCGACTATTTCACGAGGTGGATGGGAAGATCACCGGAAACATCAAGCGTTTTGATCTACAACCTTGGCAATTCGACGTCCTAGCCACCCTGAGGCGAAGTGGCCCCCTCTGCGCCTCTGACCTAGCAGAATCCGCGCTAATCTCCGCCTCGGCACTCACCAACCGTATCGACCGACTGATCGCGCAAGGGCTCGTTACCCGCGACACTGACCCCCACAGCAGACGTCGCACCCTCATCAACCTCACCCCCGCCGGCCGGGAACTTATCGATGCCACCCTGCCCAGCCACCTCGAGACCTGCGCCTCAGCCTTCCCGCGCCTTAGCGCTGCGGAAAAGGCGCAGCTCGATGCGTTGCTCGCCAAAGCGCTCGGCGAGAACTAG
- the rnc gene encoding ribonuclease III: MSRKKHRETGLPALEKAFAAVDHAPLLTALGVQLSDDSLRLALTHRSFANENGNLPNNERLEFLGDAVLGLSVANQLYVQYPTRPESDISKMRAGIVSRYGLADIAREIGLGEHILLGKGEALSDGRTKDSILADTTEALLGAIYLEHGFEIAREVVLRLFQRKIDTASSKAMNQDWKTMLQERVAERKLAMPEYSAEVSGPDHDTTFVATVTIEGVELGQGSGQNKKLAEQHAAHVAYLALLDLTVAEFESKRAQAAQAAELG; this comes from the coding sequence GTGAGCCGCAAAAAACACCGCGAAACAGGACTTCCCGCTTTAGAGAAGGCCTTCGCTGCGGTCGATCACGCCCCCTTGCTGACCGCTCTCGGCGTGCAGCTTAGCGACGACAGCTTGCGACTAGCACTCACGCACCGGTCTTTCGCAAACGAAAACGGGAACTTGCCGAACAATGAGCGACTTGAGTTCCTGGGCGACGCGGTGCTTGGACTTTCTGTCGCAAATCAGCTCTACGTGCAGTATCCGACTCGCCCAGAGTCGGATATTTCCAAGATGCGCGCAGGGATCGTGAGCCGCTACGGCTTGGCGGACATCGCTCGAGAAATCGGACTTGGTGAGCACATCTTGCTCGGGAAAGGTGAGGCACTCAGCGACGGTCGCACCAAGGACTCCATTCTTGCCGACACAACGGAAGCTCTGCTCGGAGCCATTTACCTGGAGCATGGCTTTGAGATAGCGCGCGAGGTAGTGCTGAGGCTATTCCAGCGCAAGATTGATACGGCATCGTCCAAGGCGATGAACCAGGACTGGAAGACGATGCTGCAAGAGCGGGTCGCCGAGCGCAAATTGGCAATGCCAGAATATAGCGCTGAAGTTTCCGGCCCGGACCACGACACCACCTTCGTGGCAACCGTAACCATCGAAGGTGTTGAGCTGGGGCAGGGCAGCGGGCAGAACAAGAAGCTGGCCGAACAGCATGCGGCCCACGTTGCATACCTTGCGCTTCTGGATCTCACGGTGGCGGAGTTTGAATCGAAGCGGGCACAAGCAGCCCAGGCGGCTGAACTCGGCTAG
- a CDS encoding YceD family protein, whose product MTSPFIFDCAALLRGGLMPETRTQTGPSPARIGIAMMAIDEGEEVSVAATLTPLGEGIMVDADVTAKLTGQCARCLDALHPERTFHINEVFAASADFIQGDDPDSEEDELPMVVDNRIDLLQSVIDVVGLELPFNPTCQDFGLECSDDEVPAPDGVSGEENDLIDPRWAGLEKFK is encoded by the coding sequence ATGACATCTCCTTTTATTTTTGACTGTGCAGCCCTGCTGCGCGGTGGCTTAATGCCGGAAACCCGTACTCAGACCGGTCCGAGCCCGGCTCGCATTGGTATCGCGATGATGGCCATCGACGAAGGCGAAGAAGTCAGTGTGGCTGCCACGCTGACCCCGCTTGGCGAAGGCATTATGGTGGACGCCGATGTTACCGCCAAACTGACTGGGCAATGCGCTCGCTGCCTAGATGCACTGCACCCCGAACGTACTTTTCACATCAATGAAGTGTTTGCAGCCTCGGCGGATTTCATCCAGGGTGACGATCCTGATTCGGAAGAAGATGAGCTACCGATGGTCGTCGATAACCGCATTGACCTGCTGCAATCTGTGATCGACGTGGTTGGTCTGGAGCTGCCATTCAATCCTACTTGCCAGGACTTCGGGCTCGAATGTTCTGATGACGAGGTGCCCGCTCCGGATGGCGTTTCGGGCGAAGAAAACGACCTCATCGATCCGCGCTGGGCAGGTCTGGAGAAGTTCAAGTGA
- a CDS encoding SPFH domain-containing protein: protein MYRVFEALDEMVQTVEQAYGVPMTANCMVPRNEMLALLDDLRNALPVEVDDAQDVLDQRDEIIRGAEDRARLIVEDANAEAHETVTRAREDADAMVADAENRAHTLVAKAEDEAAHLVDTAHRDATAMVDRASAEAARLEAKGNESYQRAVDEGLAEQHRLVSESEVVRRANEEAHRVVDAAHTDSNRLRSECDAYVDGKLAEFEESLSATLRAVSRDRSAIRRGAGATGASSGGRTHTPADSHDYGE from the coding sequence ATGTACCGCGTTTTTGAAGCCCTGGATGAAATGGTTCAAACCGTCGAGCAAGCTTACGGCGTTCCAATGACTGCTAACTGTATGGTTCCTCGCAACGAAATGCTTGCTTTGCTGGATGATCTGCGAAATGCATTGCCGGTAGAGGTCGATGACGCGCAGGATGTCCTCGACCAGCGCGACGAGATTATTCGCGGAGCTGAGGATCGTGCCCGACTCATCGTCGAGGATGCAAATGCCGAGGCACATGAAACCGTGACACGTGCTCGTGAAGATGCCGATGCCATGGTCGCTGATGCCGAAAACCGCGCGCACACGTTAGTCGCAAAGGCTGAGGACGAGGCAGCTCACCTGGTGGACACCGCTCACCGCGATGCCACCGCTATGGTTGATCGAGCTTCCGCAGAAGCTGCCCGTCTGGAAGCAAAGGGCAACGAGTCTTACCAGCGTGCTGTGGATGAAGGTCTTGCTGAGCAGCACCGCTTGGTCTCTGAATCCGAAGTGGTGCGCCGCGCGAACGAAGAAGCACATCGGGTCGTTGACGCAGCTCATACTGATTCCAACCGCTTGCGCAGCGAATGTGACGCTTATGTAGACGGCAAATTGGCTGAATTTGAGGAGTCGCTGTCGGCAACGTTGCGGGCAGTGTCGCGAGACCGTTCTGCCATTCGTCGTGGGGCAGGTGCGACCGGGGCGTCGAGCGGCGGTCGCACGCACACTCCCGCTGACTCCCACGATTACGGCGAATAA
- the gdhA gene encoding NADP-specific glutamate dehydrogenase, with product MSIETQVSEYYDKLLQRNAGEPEFHQAVAEVLDSLKIVLEKDPHYADYSLIQRLCEPERQLIFRVPWVDDEGQVQVNRGFRVQFNSALGPYKGGLRFHPSVNLGIVKFLGFEQIFKNSLTGLPIGGGKGGSDFDPKGKSDAEIMRFCQSFMTELYRHIGEYRDVPAGDIGVGGREIGFLFGQYRRLANQHESGVLTGKGLTWGGSLVRTEATGYGAVYFTKEMMAARGASLEGAKVIVSGSGNVAIYAIEKAQQMGATVIAFSDSSGWVHTPNGVDVEKLKDIKEVRRERVSAYADEVEGASYHTDGSIWDLPCDVALPCATQNELNGEHAATLADNGCKFVAEGANMPSTAEAIEVYRERGIHFGPGKAANAGGVATSALEMQQNASRDSWSFEYTDDRLQKIMSGIFKNVAKTAKEYGHEGDYVIGANIAGFKKVADAMLAQGVI from the coding sequence ATGTCTATTGAGACCCAAGTTTCCGAATACTATGACAAGTTGCTCCAGCGCAATGCGGGTGAGCCAGAGTTTCACCAAGCAGTTGCCGAAGTTCTCGACTCACTCAAAATTGTCCTGGAAAAGGATCCTCACTACGCCGACTACAGCCTGATCCAGCGGCTGTGCGAACCAGAACGCCAGCTGATCTTCCGCGTACCTTGGGTTGATGATGAAGGTCAAGTCCAGGTCAATCGCGGTTTCCGTGTCCAGTTCAACTCCGCGCTCGGCCCATACAAGGGTGGTTTGCGCTTCCACCCATCGGTCAACCTGGGCATCGTTAAGTTCCTCGGCTTTGAGCAGATCTTCAAGAACTCGCTGACCGGCCTGCCAATCGGTGGCGGCAAGGGTGGCTCCGATTTCGATCCAAAGGGCAAGTCTGACGCGGAAATCATGCGGTTCTGCCAATCATTTATGACCGAGTTGTACCGCCACATCGGTGAGTACCGCGATGTTCCAGCAGGTGATATTGGCGTGGGAGGCCGTGAGATCGGTTTCCTGTTCGGTCAGTACCGTCGCCTCGCCAACCAGCACGAATCCGGCGTATTAACCGGTAAGGGCCTTACCTGGGGCGGTTCCCTCGTGCGTACCGAAGCTACCGGCTACGGCGCGGTGTACTTCACCAAGGAAATGATGGCCGCCCGCGGAGCTTCTTTGGAAGGTGCCAAGGTCATCGTCTCCGGTTCCGGCAATGTCGCAATCTACGCGATCGAAAAGGCTCAGCAAATGGGCGCTACCGTCATCGCGTTCTCGGATTCCTCCGGCTGGGTACACACCCCGAACGGCGTGGACGTCGAAAAGCTCAAAGACATCAAGGAAGTGCGTCGCGAACGTGTCTCTGCGTACGCGGATGAAGTCGAGGGGGCGAGTTATCACACCGACGGTTCCATCTGGGATCTGCCATGTGACGTTGCGTTGCCATGTGCTACGCAGAACGAGCTCAACGGTGAGCATGCCGCCACCCTGGCAGATAACGGCTGCAAGTTCGTCGCAGAAGGCGCCAACATGCCGTCGACGGCCGAGGCTATCGAGGTTTACCGCGAACGGGGTATCCACTTTGGTCCGGGTAAGGCAGCCAACGCTGGTGGCGTTGCGACGTCCGCGCTGGAAATGCAGCAGAATGCCTCTCGCGACTCGTGGAGCTTCGAGTACACCGATGATCGTCTGCAGAAGATCATGTCGGGCATCTTCAAGAACGTGGCTAAGACCGCTAAGGAATATGGTCACGAAGGTGACTACGTGATCGGCGCAAACATCGCCGGTTTCAAGAAGGTTGCCGATGCAATGCTTGCCCAGGGCGTAATCTAA
- a CDS encoding glycerate kinase, whose translation MNIIIAPDSFKSTASAPEVARHLATGIQRVWPEAQITVVPLADGGEGTAACFDGVTITLPTTDAAGRLTEASYVFDDGTTSGLTQAFIDVAAASGLPAVADNPVPLTGDTYGTGVLIADAIANGAQRITLGLGGTATIDGGTGILVALGAPAMNAAGHPLRQGGAALVDFDHFDTAQLNIPAAAAEWVLLTDVSAPATGPQGAAAVFGPQKGASETDVELLDRALATLCEKTGVDPHQPGFGAAGGLPIAITALSTIVHGTADHVHILPGADIVAESVGLDALIADADVVITGEGSFDHQSLLGKVTGMVLSRAQRAGKRAIVVAGALQDKPPAEVLGIELINDPDVEKQLVEAGERIGAALKAQ comes from the coding sequence ATGAATATTATCATCGCGCCGGATTCCTTCAAGTCAACCGCCTCCGCCCCTGAGGTCGCGCGACACCTCGCCACAGGTATTCAACGTGTTTGGCCGGAAGCTCAGATAACAGTCGTGCCTCTTGCGGACGGCGGGGAAGGCACCGCTGCTTGCTTCGACGGTGTCACAATTACTTTGCCCACCACTGACGCTGCCGGAAGACTCACCGAAGCAAGCTACGTCTTCGACGACGGAACCACCTCCGGGCTGACCCAAGCCTTTATCGATGTCGCAGCCGCTTCCGGACTTCCCGCCGTAGCCGACAACCCGGTTCCCCTCACCGGAGACACCTACGGCACCGGGGTCCTCATCGCAGATGCTATCGCCAATGGAGCCCAGCGCATTACCCTGGGCTTGGGTGGCACCGCCACCATCGACGGCGGCACCGGCATCCTCGTCGCACTCGGAGCTCCCGCGATGAACGCTGCGGGACATCCCCTCCGCCAGGGCGGCGCTGCTCTCGTTGACTTCGATCACTTTGACACCGCCCAACTCAATATCCCGGCTGCTGCAGCCGAGTGGGTGCTGCTGACCGATGTCAGCGCCCCTGCCACGGGCCCTCAGGGAGCAGCCGCCGTTTTTGGGCCACAAAAGGGCGCTTCCGAAACAGACGTCGAGCTCCTCGATCGCGCACTGGCCACCTTATGCGAAAAAACCGGCGTTGACCCCCATCAACCTGGCTTCGGTGCCGCCGGAGGTCTGCCCATCGCCATCACCGCTCTCTCCACGATTGTTCACGGGACCGCTGACCACGTGCACATCTTGCCCGGCGCGGACATCGTCGCTGAATCGGTGGGCCTCGATGCCTTGATTGCCGACGCCGACGTGGTGATCACAGGCGAAGGCAGCTTTGACCACCAATCCCTGCTTGGCAAGGTCACCGGTATGGTCCTCAGTCGCGCTCAACGCGCAGGGAAACGGGCCATCGTGGTGGCCGGAGCGTTGCAGGACAAGCCACCAGCAGAGGTGTTAGGGATCGAGCTCATCAACGACCCGGACGTCGAAAAGCAGCTAGTTGAGGCTGGCGAGCGGATTGGCGCTGCGCTTAAGGCTCAATAG
- a CDS encoding DUF4921 family protein codes for MTLPMHSRPIPMHTMADGTLKQVNPMTGTEVWTVPGRGNRPLGIASPNPVELSPEQHRNACAFCSDRLLHTPPEKARIVRKDGQWDMLRGVLPGELNATTAEFRRVPNLFEIVSYDYWYRNYGFTMDSETESRMQNYLDDEAGKAHVCAIIRTRLKASGQAAADVDALSEDELLTHAPGYFAGGHDLIIGRRHFVDGATHDNQLASSGTLTPDEHRALISFTIRSVEDLYAHNRYTPYVAVFQNWLKPAGASFDHLHKQLVAIDERGVHAEEEIARLRTNPNMYNEWAVDYAHARNLVIAENDHAVCFAGFGHRYPTLEIYSKSATAQPWLQTSEETNAMSDLIHACHAAAGPEVPCNEEWHYKPVDLDIPMPWRVMIKWRVSTLAGFEGGTKIYLNTLSPYDIRDRVVTALYRLREDNLLAPGIRIASEARVERNSLKYNPLLQ; via the coding sequence ATGACATTACCGATGCATTCTCGTCCAATCCCCATGCATACCATGGCGGATGGCACGCTCAAGCAAGTCAACCCCATGACCGGCACCGAAGTGTGGACCGTGCCAGGTCGCGGGAATCGGCCGCTGGGGATCGCCAGCCCCAATCCAGTAGAGCTCAGCCCAGAGCAGCACCGAAATGCCTGCGCTTTCTGCAGCGACCGACTGCTGCACACCCCACCAGAAAAGGCCAGAATAGTGCGCAAAGATGGCCAGTGGGACATGCTGCGGGGAGTTCTTCCGGGCGAGTTGAACGCAACGACCGCGGAGTTTCGTCGAGTACCCAACCTCTTTGAGATCGTCTCTTACGACTATTGGTACCGCAACTACGGATTCACCATGGATAGCGAGACTGAAAGTCGCATGCAGAATTACCTTGACGACGAGGCCGGAAAGGCACACGTGTGCGCAATTATTCGCACCCGGCTCAAGGCGTCCGGACAGGCAGCGGCCGACGTCGATGCGCTGTCCGAAGATGAACTTCTCACCCACGCCCCTGGGTATTTTGCGGGCGGACATGACCTCATCATTGGTCGTCGCCACTTCGTCGACGGGGCCACCCATGACAACCAGTTAGCCTCCTCCGGCACCCTGACCCCAGATGAACACCGCGCGCTCATCAGTTTTACTATCCGCTCGGTCGAAGATCTCTATGCCCATAACCGCTACACGCCTTACGTTGCTGTGTTTCAAAACTGGCTCAAGCCCGCCGGAGCGTCCTTCGATCACCTGCATAAACAACTCGTTGCTATCGACGAACGCGGCGTGCATGCCGAAGAGGAAATCGCCCGACTGCGCACCAATCCGAACATGTACAACGAATGGGCGGTTGACTACGCGCATGCCCGCAACCTCGTGATTGCTGAAAATGATCACGCAGTATGTTTCGCGGGTTTCGGCCACCGCTACCCCACCCTGGAAATTTACTCCAAATCTGCTACCGCGCAGCCTTGGCTACAGACCAGCGAAGAGACGAACGCGATGAGCGATCTTATCCACGCTTGCCACGCCGCCGCCGGCCCCGAAGTGCCGTGCAACGAAGAATGGCATTACAAGCCAGTTGACCTCGATATCCCCATGCCTTGGCGAGTGATGATCAAATGGCGAGTATCCACTCTCGCGGGTTTTGAAGGTGGCACCAAGATCTACCTCAACACACTTTCCCCATACGACATCCGTGACCGCGTGGTTACTGCGCTCTACCGGTTGCGTGAGGACAACCTGCTCGCCCCTGGCATCCGAATCGCCTCCGAAGCCCGGGTAGAGCGCAACAGTTTGAAATACAATCCGCTCCTGCAGTAA
- a CDS encoding amidohydrolase — translation MHNVANIIRDLNVDVSWQRAFYEDLHTHPELSFQEERTAARIAEKLTEFDCEVTTGIGGNGIVAIFRNGEGPTALMRADFDALPVEETTGVPFASTATGTTEEGLVTKLMHACGHDMHTTALLGACAFIDAARSSWSGTFIALFQPSEENGMGAMAMVNDGLANHIPRPDVAFAQHVGPGRAGEIMSMPGPALAAADSIDIVIHGKSSHGSMPHLSVDPTFVAAMIVVRLQGIVGREIPPSEFAVVTVGTLASGNTNNTIPAKARLVLNCRTYNDEIKKNLYEAIERVVQAECQASGCPAPADITYFSHAPLTDNSPEVYERVRPVFDDVFGAYSVDGTPWTASEDFSQIPRHFDTPYLFWMVGATPAAQWEKAVAEDRVLEDIPSNHMGNFLPDYKPTVKASTEAAVAAVLTYLAN, via the coding sequence ATGCATAACGTCGCGAACATTATCCGGGATCTCAATGTCGATGTGAGCTGGCAGCGGGCCTTCTACGAGGACTTGCACACCCACCCTGAGCTGTCTTTCCAAGAAGAACGCACCGCTGCCCGTATCGCAGAGAAGCTCACCGAGTTCGATTGTGAGGTCACCACCGGCATTGGTGGCAACGGAATCGTCGCGATCTTCCGCAACGGCGAGGGGCCTACCGCGCTGATGCGCGCGGATTTCGATGCCCTCCCTGTCGAAGAAACCACCGGAGTGCCCTTTGCCTCCACGGCCACCGGCACGACAGAGGAAGGGCTAGTCACCAAACTCATGCACGCCTGTGGCCATGACATGCACACCACCGCACTCCTTGGGGCTTGCGCGTTTATCGACGCCGCTCGGAGCTCCTGGTCCGGCACCTTCATCGCGCTTTTCCAGCCCTCTGAGGAAAACGGTATGGGTGCGATGGCAATGGTCAACGACGGACTCGCCAACCACATTCCCCGCCCCGATGTTGCTTTTGCCCAGCACGTCGGTCCAGGTCGCGCGGGAGAAATCATGTCGATGCCCGGACCAGCACTTGCCGCAGCAGACTCAATTGACATCGTGATTCATGGCAAGTCCTCCCACGGATCAATGCCGCACCTTTCCGTTGACCCCACCTTTGTTGCCGCGATGATCGTGGTTCGACTCCAAGGCATAGTGGGACGCGAAATACCACCATCCGAGTTTGCCGTGGTCACGGTGGGCACGCTTGCATCCGGCAACACCAATAACACCATTCCAGCTAAAGCTCGACTGGTGCTGAACTGCCGAACCTACAATGACGAGATCAAAAAGAACCTCTACGAAGCCATCGAACGCGTCGTACAGGCCGAATGCCAGGCCTCCGGATGCCCGGCACCGGCAGACATCACCTATTTCTCCCACGCCCCGCTCACCGACAATTCGCCAGAGGTCTACGAACGTGTGCGCCCAGTGTTTGACGATGTTTTTGGGGCATATTCTGTCGACGGAACTCCCTGGACCGCATCGGAAGACTTTTCCCAAATTCCACGTCACTTCGACACGCCGTACTTATTCTGGATGGTTGGTGCCACCCCAGCGGCCCAATGGGAAAAGGCAGTTGCAGAGGACCGCGTGTTGGAAGACATCCCAAGCAATCACATGGGCAACTTCCTGCCGGATTATAAGCCAACAGTAAAGGCCAGCACCGAAGCAGCAGTTGCTGCGGTGCTGACCTATCTCGCAAACTAA
- the glgP gene encoding alpha-glucan family phosphorylase: protein MKPTNTVNVVQSIPTELTPLWRIAMNLRWSWRREARELFSEIAPEQWSAFDENPRRILMNAPAARLQELAADNEYVARVRAEEANLNEYLQGSCWYQHTHAEHQIEDQATVGESDLGSNDPIAAYFSMEFGIHPSLPIYSGGLGVLSGDHMKSASDLGVPLIGVGLLYSYGYFTQSLSGDGWQEEHYEYHDPALLPVEPVLDEKGQQIKVTVAFPEGRDIVIALWEAAVGRIPLLLLDTNIEENSADMREVTDRLYGGDSEHRVKQELVLGVGGVRAVNAFCDARGLARPRVAHLNEGHAGFLGLERIRERMAEGLSFDAALAQVRAANIFTTHTPVPAGIDRFDMSLVRRYLGEGQPEDKQLFRGVPLDRALALGAEADPQRFNMAHMGLRLSQNANGVAKLHGVVSREMFQGLYPGYEPDEVPIGSVTNGVHLPTWTKPEMRDVIERFAGHGDLAELDEWTHADAVSNEELWQIRNKLRADLVQVARESVKKSGLNRGQHEAQLAWTKRVLDPNVLTVGFARRVSTYKRLTLMLKNPERLRSILLNPERPVQFVIAGKAHPHDMGGKKLMQEIVRFADEAGVRDRFIFLPDYDIGLASYLISGSDIWLNNPVRPQEASGTSGMKAVMNGCLTLSISDGWWDEMPQEDYGWTIPTVETEDQAFRDYLEAEALYDLLEQQIAPMFYDRDQDGLPTKWLDMVRRSMVTLSPMVTCTRMVRDYTEQYYRPANHAARLMMRDNDAAQQFVNWCNRVQQGWQNIGLSDVRVENALDAHRVITSGERARISVDVDLGVLTDGDVLVQAVVGDVDGHGDLANKTILPMTDNGEGRYVVEVDLARPGALGYTIRVIPRHQLLASPAELGLIKYL, encoded by the coding sequence GTGAAACCAACTAATACTGTGAACGTTGTCCAGTCCATCCCTACTGAGTTGACTCCGCTGTGGCGGATTGCAATGAATTTGCGCTGGTCGTGGCGTCGGGAAGCCCGCGAGCTGTTCAGCGAAATCGCACCGGAGCAGTGGAGCGCTTTCGATGAAAACCCGCGTCGCATCTTGATGAATGCTCCCGCTGCTCGCCTCCAGGAACTGGCAGCAGATAACGAATACGTCGCCCGGGTGCGTGCAGAGGAGGCAAACCTCAACGAGTACCTGCAAGGTTCTTGCTGGTACCAGCACACCCATGCTGAGCACCAAATCGAAGACCAAGCTACGGTCGGCGAATCAGACCTGGGCTCCAACGATCCAATCGCGGCCTATTTCTCCATGGAATTCGGTATCCACCCTTCGCTTCCTATCTACTCAGGTGGCCTGGGTGTTTTGTCCGGCGACCACATGAAATCCGCCTCAGATCTCGGTGTGCCACTGATCGGTGTGGGCCTGTTGTACTCCTACGGCTACTTCACCCAGTCGCTGTCGGGTGATGGCTGGCAGGAAGAGCACTACGAATACCACGATCCGGCACTGTTGCCGGTGGAACCGGTACTCGATGAGAAGGGGCAGCAAATTAAGGTCACCGTGGCCTTCCCTGAGGGTCGTGACATTGTGATCGCCCTATGGGAAGCGGCCGTGGGCCGCATTCCACTCCTGCTGCTGGATACCAACATTGAAGAAAACTCCGCAGACATGCGGGAAGTAACCGACCGCCTGTACGGTGGCGATTCGGAACACCGCGTGAAGCAAGAACTCGTTCTGGGCGTCGGTGGCGTGCGTGCCGTGAATGCGTTCTGTGATGCACGGGGACTCGCACGTCCACGGGTCGCTCACCTGAACGAAGGCCATGCCGGTTTCTTGGGGCTCGAGCGCATCCGAGAGCGCATGGCCGAAGGCTTGAGCTTCGATGCTGCGCTCGCCCAGGTTCGCGCTGCGAATATCTTCACCACCCACACGCCAGTTCCTGCTGGTATCGACCGCTTTGATATGAGCCTGGTGCGTCGCTACCTGGGCGAAGGACAGCCAGAGGACAAGCAGCTGTTCCGCGGAGTGCCGCTGGATCGCGCGTTGGCCCTTGGCGCGGAGGCTGATCCGCAGCGATTCAACATGGCGCACATGGGCTTGCGCCTTTCGCAGAATGCTAACGGTGTGGCGAAGCTGCACGGTGTGGTGTCTCGGGAGATGTTCCAGGGCCTCTACCCGGGCTATGAGCCTGATGAAGTCCCTATTGGCTCTGTCACCAACGGCGTCCACCTTCCCACTTGGACGAAGCCGGAAATGCGTGATGTCATTGAGCGTTTCGCCGGACACGGAGACCTCGCCGAACTCGATGAGTGGACACATGCGGATGCTGTGAGCAACGAAGAACTCTGGCAGATCCGAAATAAGCTCCGCGCGGACCTGGTCCAGGTTGCACGCGAATCGGTAAAGAAATCCGGTCTGAACCGTGGCCAGCACGAAGCCCAACTGGCTTGGACGAAGCGCGTGCTTGATCCAAACGTGCTCACCGTCGGTTTCGCCCGCCGGGTGTCCACCTACAAGCGATTGACGCTGATGCTGAAGAACCCTGAGCGCCTGCGTAGCATTCTGCTTAATCCAGAGCGACCAGTACAGTTCGTCATCGCAGGTAAGGCTCACCCACATGACATGGGTGGCAAGAAGCTCATGCAGGAAATCGTGCGTTTCGCCGATGAAGCCGGCGTTCGAGACCGATTCATTTTCCTGCCGGATTACGACATCGGACTTGCAAGTTACCTCATCTCGGGCTCGGATATCTGGCTCAACAACCCGGTTCGCCCGCAGGAAGCCTCTGGCACCTCCGGCATGAAGGCGGTAATGAATGGCTGCCTAACGCTTTCCATCTCGGATGGCTGGTGGGATGAAATGCCACAGGAAGACTATGGATGGACCATCCCTACCGTGGAGACCGAGGATCAGGCATTCCGCGACTACCTCGAGGCCGAAGCTTTATACGATCTCCTCGAGCAACAAATTGCTCCGATGTTCTACGACCGTGATCAGGACGGCCTGCCAACCAAGTGGCTTGACATGGTGCGACGTTCCATGGTGACCCTTTCACCAATGGTCACCTGCACCCGCATGGTCCGCGACTACACCGAGCAGTACTACCGGCCAGCTAACCACGCCGCCCGCCTAATGATGCGCGACAACGACGCTGCTCAGCAGTTTGTGAACTGGTGCAACCGAGTTCAGCAAGGCTGGCAAAACATAGGCTTGAGCGATGTGCGCGTGGAAAACGCGCTCGACGCCCACCGCGTGATCACCTCCGGAGAACGAGCTCGAATTTCGGTTGATGTAGACCTTGGCGTGCTTACCGACGGCGATGTTCTAGTCCAGGCTGTGGTCGGCGACGTGGACGGACACGGAGACTTGGCTAACAAGACGATCCTGCCGATGACCGACAATGGTGAAGGCCGCTATGTCGTCGAGGTTGACCTCGCGCGCCCAGGCGCATTGGGGTACACCATCCGGGTTATCCCACGTCACCAACTGCTGGCAAGCCCAGCCGAGCTGGGCTTGATCAAGTACCTGTAA